The following are encoded in a window of Melioribacteraceae bacterium 4301-Me genomic DNA:
- a CDS encoding MauE/DoxX family redox-associated membrane protein, with product MFLLYGIYCSIIRNASDCGCFGNAIKSDFGWGMVGRNAFLLLLSIVVLKKENRNAWRRAK from the coding sequence ATTTTTCTTTTGTATGGCATTTATTGTTCTATTATAAGAAATGCAAGTGACTGTGGGTGTTTTGGAAATGCTATAAAGAGTGATTTTGGTTGGGGGATGGTTGGGAGGAATGCTTTCCTTCTTCTTCTTTCAATTGTTGTATTAAAAAAAGAGAATAGAAACGCTTGGCGCCGGGCGAAATAA